A single window of Cytobacillus dafuensis DNA harbors:
- a CDS encoding isochorismatase family cysteine hydrolase, translating into MFKPNPANTAIVITDPQNDFLSPGGRGYHLTKANIKQNNTLANLELLLSTARSKGYQLFVSPHFLYPHDYDWQFTGNEQEMLISLRVYQKLNQYSPPTPEADYVPTLAPYIWDKTTVIATPHKVASPQTNDLVYQLRQRRKEQVILAGVLSNVCVESHMRDLIENGFKTAVVYDATATISENDFHAAVTNYRAFSSATWTTHEAISNM; encoded by the coding sequence ATGTTTAAACCAAACCCAGCGAATACTGCAATTGTTATTACTGACCCTCAAAATGACTTTTTGTCTCCAGGCGGAAGAGGATATCATTTGACAAAGGCTAACATTAAACAGAATAATACTTTAGCCAACTTGGAACTACTATTAAGCACTGCCCGTAGTAAAGGTTATCAGCTCTTTGTTTCTCCGCACTTTTTATATCCACATGACTATGATTGGCAGTTTACAGGGAACGAACAAGAGATGTTGATTAGTTTGCGTGTTTATCAGAAATTAAATCAATATAGTCCTCCAACTCCGGAAGCCGATTATGTTCCAACTTTAGCTCCGTATATCTGGGACAAAACAACCGTCATTGCAACACCGCACAAGGTGGCCAGTCCTCAGACAAATGATCTGGTCTATCAACTAAGGCAACGCAGAAAAGAACAAGTAATTTTGGCTGGGGTATTATCTAACGTATGTGTCGAATCCCATATGAGAGATTTAATCGAAAATGGCTTCAAGACAGCTGTTGTTTACGATGCAACTGCCACAATTAGTGAAAACGATTTTCATGCTGCTGTTACGAACTACCGAGCTTTCAGTAGTGCTACATGGACAACACATGAAGCCATATCAAATATGTAA
- a CDS encoding LysR family transcriptional regulator: MELRQLEYFMVICEELHFSRAAEKIMVSQPNLSQQIKLLESELGVPLFNRIGKRITITEAGKLLYEQSKHIFSHLKQAQESISELKQIKGGSLTIGVLPGDADLMFNSLLLDFHSTYPNVSLSLVETVKVSEQVIEGMIDIGVTTSPNPDERIVQIPLFYEEFSLAVAKETSLAKKRFIQFNDLQEMKIVMFPPDHQCRKLIDNHCQQLGFRIKPKIETTTLSSLITMVEKGIGVTVLPRLLLENLHDKNIQAIKITKPTPGQDICLIYRTDKYLGFAARAFIQAVEDYIQTAKKNARTS; this comes from the coding sequence ATGGAATTGCGGCAGTTGGAATACTTCATGGTTATCTGCGAGGAACTTCATTTTTCAAGAGCAGCAGAGAAAATTATGGTTTCTCAACCTAACCTGAGCCAGCAAATCAAGTTACTAGAAAGTGAATTGGGTGTCCCTCTCTTTAATCGCATTGGTAAACGGATTACAATAACAGAAGCTGGTAAACTGCTATATGAACAGAGTAAGCATATTTTTTCACATTTAAAACAAGCTCAGGAAAGCATCTCGGAACTGAAACAAATAAAAGGCGGTTCTCTCACCATAGGGGTCTTACCCGGAGACGCTGACTTGATGTTCAATTCATTGCTTCTAGATTTTCACAGTACCTATCCGAATGTTTCCTTATCATTAGTCGAAACCGTTAAAGTCTCCGAACAAGTCATTGAAGGAATGATTGATATTGGTGTGACAACATCCCCTAACCCAGATGAAAGGATTGTACAAATACCGCTTTTTTATGAAGAATTTTCTTTAGCGGTTGCCAAAGAAACGTCACTTGCAAAGAAAAGGTTCATACAATTTAACGATTTGCAAGAGATGAAGATAGTGATGTTTCCTCCTGATCATCAGTGCCGCAAATTAATTGATAATCATTGTCAACAATTAGGATTCCGAATTAAACCCAAAATTGAAACAACGACCTTATCATCATTGATTACCATGGTTGAAAAGGGAATTGGAGTAACTGTTCTGCCTAGACTGTTACTTGAAAATCTTCATGATAAAAACATTCAAGCGATCAAAATAACGAAACCCACACCAGGTCAGGATATTTGTCTTATCTATCGGACTGATAAATACTTAGGATTTGCTGCACGGGCGTTTATACAAGCAGTAGAGGATTACATTCAAACCGCCAAAAAGAATGCACGGACTTCTTAA
- a CDS encoding DinB family protein has protein sequence MSNALLSTAKSVRQMVIQQIQSISEELFDVQPDQFNNTIRWNVGHIAFINEYFLSLALPIEFNLPDNYAQLFNTGTKPSDWNDIPPTKEQLIQNLSSQLASFSDIPSSVFDQQMHPPIELGPLKFETFEEVFNFATVHETMHFATISCLLKVLQYQKV, from the coding sequence ATGTCAAATGCATTGTTAAGTACGGCTAAATCTGTTCGCCAAATGGTTATCCAACAGATTCAATCGATTTCAGAGGAGTTATTTGACGTTCAACCCGATCAATTCAACAATACGATTAGATGGAATGTCGGACATATTGCCTTTATTAATGAGTATTTTCTTTCATTAGCTTTACCGATTGAATTCAACCTTCCAGATAACTACGCACAATTGTTTAATACAGGAACCAAGCCATCTGATTGGAATGACATACCGCCGACTAAGGAACAACTTATTCAGAACTTATCAAGCCAGCTAGCTAGCTTTTCCGATATACCTTCGAGCGTATTCGATCAACAAATGCATCCGCCTATTGAACTAGGACCGCTGAAATTCGAAACGTTTGAAGAGGTATTCAACTTTGCGACCGTCCATGAAACGATGCACTTCGCAACCATTTCATGCCTTTTAAAAGTACTACAATACCAAAAAGTATAG
- a CDS encoding alpha/beta fold hydrolase, protein MWDYQMFHLTNEGLRCISYDRRGHGRSDDPGRGCDYDTFADDLSALIDTLTFVKLRLWVTRWAVAGLSDI, encoded by the coding sequence ATGTGGGATTATCAAATGTTCCATTTAACTAACGAAGGGCTGCGTTGCATCTCGTATGATCGACGTGGGCATGGCCGCTCGGATGATCCTGGACGAGGGTGCGACTATGACACCTTTGCCGATGATCTTAGTGCATTAATCGACACCTTGACCTTCGTGAAATTACGCTTGTGGGTCACTCGATGGGCTGTGGCGGGATTGTCCGATATCTAA
- a CDS encoding alpha/beta fold hydrolase, producing MPNCGVSSKIGEWTRWDMLHTSLIAVLDCYKAVLETDFRDEMRKIDVPTLIIHSDSDKSMPIEISGEKSAQLVPNNQFVVYENGPHRLYMTHADRLKRICWHS from the coding sequence TTGCCAAATTGCGGCGTTTCATCCAAGATTGGGGAATGGACGAGATGGGATATGCTTCACACTTCACTTATAGCCGTTCTCGATTGTTATAAAGCGGTCCTGGAGACCGATTTCCGAGATGAGATGCGCAAAATCGATGTTCCAACTCTGATCATTCACAGTGACAGCGACAAGTCTATGCCAATCGAAATATCAGGGGAAAAATCAGCACAGCTTGTACCGAATAATCAGTTTGTCGTGTATGAAAACGGTCCGCATAGGTTGTACATGACCCATGCGGACCGTCTCAAAAGGATCTGCTGGCATTCATAA
- a CDS encoding restriction endonuclease: MKSLSDTVIHSFRTVVSDYSSQHGLIIARKGFQAGAYEATKNTNIHLLAWQELLSFFEKRWLQSVW; this comes from the coding sequence ATGAAGTCTTTATCTGACACAGTAATTCACTCATTTAGAACAGTTGTAAGTGACTACAGTTCACAGCACGGTCTAATTATCGCTAGAAAAGGATTTCAAGCAGGAGCTTATGAGGCAACTAAAAACACAAATATACATTTACTTGCTTGGCAAGAGCTTTTATCATTTTTTGAAAAACGTTGGTTACAAAGTGTGTGGTAA
- a CDS encoding SDR family oxidoreductase has translation MATKDKVLVYGAGGVQGGAVARKLLKEGHTVHTIVRSSDKAAQLQEQGISAFVGDLSDADSLTSAHNGVSKVFLLLPVNYDLERNRQFIRNTVDAAKKANVKLLVINTSGIVPDDATDVAVFEIKRELIAYVKQSGIPFIILKPTLYMENFLIPGVVGNQTLAYPVPADLAIAWISMEDMAAYGVYALNHPELAGQTLYIVGPEALTGNQLAEQFSAALDQEIQFFSLPVEAFEEAIGPVLGKETAAGLADTYKWTGLNIHSLPKPEQVIDEMRIAVPGTPLVDWVKQAVQQGYFATDAE, from the coding sequence ATGGCAACTAAAGATAAAGTATTGGTTTATGGAGCTGGCGGTGTGCAAGGAGGTGCAGTCGCCCGCAAGCTTTTGAAAGAAGGACACACCGTTCATACGATCGTAAGAAGTTCGGACAAGGCCGCTCAGCTTCAAGAGCAAGGCATTTCTGCTTTTGTTGGCGATCTGTCAGATGCAGACAGTCTTACTTCAGCACATAATGGAGTCAGCAAAGTGTTCCTGCTGTTGCCAGTGAACTATGACCTAGAGCGTAATCGACAATTCATCCGCAATACTGTTGATGCCGCTAAAAAGGCAAATGTTAAGCTTCTCGTTATTAATACCAGTGGTATCGTTCCGGATGATGCTACAGATGTCGCTGTCTTTGAGATTAAGAGAGAATTGATTGCCTATGTGAAGCAAAGTGGCATTCCTTTTATCATCCTTAAACCTACACTATATATGGAAAACTTCCTTATCCCCGGTGTTGTAGGTAACCAGACACTAGCTTACCCAGTACCAGCTGATCTCGCAATCGCCTGGATTAGCATGGAAGATATGGCTGCTTACGGAGTATATGCACTGAACCATCCAGAGCTAGCAGGGCAAACACTGTATATTGTAGGTCCTGAGGCGCTGACTGGAAATCAACTGGCTGAGCAATTCAGTGCTGCATTGGATCAAGAAATACAGTTTTTCTCTCTCCCAGTGGAAGCGTTCGAAGAAGCAATAGGTCCAGTATTGGGCAAGGAAACAGCAGCAGGCCTAGCCGACACGTACAAATGGACGGGATTAAATATTCATTCACTGCCCAAGCCAGAACAAGTCATTGATGAAATGCGAATTGCCGTTCCCGGCACTCCGCTTGTGGATTGGGTGAAACAAGCTGTGCAGCAAGGATATTTCGCAACCGACGCTGAGTAA
- a CDS encoding winged helix-turn-helix transcriptional regulator produces the protein MVGGKYKLIILHKLATHGIRRFNELRREFPNITQRTLTRQLRELESDGLINRQVYPEIPPKVEYSLSETGKSLYPIFLQIEKWGLEYMENNPK, from the coding sequence ATGGTCGGAGGCAAGTATAAGCTGATCATTTTGCACAAGCTTGCGACTCATGGGATTAGGCGGTTCAATGAATTAAGAAGGGAATTTCCCAATATTACGCAGCGTACACTTACTCGCCAGCTGCGTGAGCTTGAAAGCGATGGGCTGATTAATCGACAAGTGTATCCTGAAATTCCACCCAAAGTAGAGTATTCATTATCAGAGACCGGGAAGAGCCTTTATCCTATATTTCTTCAAATAGAGAAATGGGGCCTCGAATATATGGAAAATAATCCAAAATAA
- a CDS encoding ABC transporter ATP-binding protein translates to MAQLQMKNIYKIYDKNVTAVTDFNLHIQDKEFIVFVGPSGCGKSTTLRMIAGLEEISKGDFYIDGQRVNDLAPKDRDIAMVFQNYALYPHMSVYDNMAFGLKLRKFSKDEIDRRVKDAAHILGLEQYLERKPKALSGGQRQRVALGRAIVRDAKVFLMDEPLSNLDAKLRVQMRAEITKLHQRLKTTTIYVTHDQTEAMTMATRLVVMKDGIIQQVGVPKEVYEKPENVFVGSFIGSPAMNFFKGILKDRAFQIGKVSIAVPEKKMKILLDQGYANKEILLGVRPENFHNDPVFIDMSKDTKITVKVDVAELMGAETMVYSQISDQDFVARVDANTEVKPGQQLTLALDMNKAHFFDVETECRIPH, encoded by the coding sequence ATGGCTCAATTGCAAATGAAAAACATATATAAAATTTATGATAAAAATGTTACAGCCGTTACAGACTTTAATCTTCATATTCAAGATAAAGAATTTATTGTATTCGTTGGCCCTTCAGGCTGCGGTAAATCAACGACTCTCCGTATGATTGCTGGACTTGAAGAGATATCGAAAGGTGATTTCTATATCGATGGTCAACGTGTAAACGATTTAGCGCCAAAAGACCGTGATATTGCGATGGTATTCCAAAACTATGCCTTATACCCGCATATGAGTGTATATGATAATATGGCATTTGGTCTAAAGTTACGCAAATTTTCAAAAGATGAAATTGACCGCCGCGTAAAAGATGCTGCGCACATTCTCGGCCTGGAACAATATTTGGAACGTAAACCAAAAGCTCTTTCCGGCGGTCAGCGCCAGCGTGTTGCTTTAGGACGTGCAATTGTTCGAGATGCAAAAGTTTTCTTGATGGATGAGCCTTTATCCAATTTGGATGCAAAACTGCGTGTCCAAATGCGTGCTGAAATCACTAAATTACATCAGCGATTAAAGACGACCACCATTTACGTCACACACGATCAAACAGAAGCCATGACAATGGCAACTCGTCTTGTTGTGATGAAAGATGGGATTATTCAACAAGTTGGTGTACCAAAAGAAGTGTATGAAAAACCTGAAAACGTATTTGTTGGCAGTTTCATCGGCTCTCCTGCGATGAACTTCTTTAAGGGGATACTAAAAGATAGAGCCTTTCAAATCGGTAAAGTAAGTATTGCGGTGCCAGAAAAAAAAATGAAAATACTACTTGATCAAGGCTATGCTAATAAAGAAATCCTTTTAGGAGTTCGTCCAGAAAATTTCCATAATGACCCTGTGTTCATTGATATGTCAAAAGATACAAAAATAACCGTTAAGGTAGATGTGGCAGAGTTGATGGGGGCTGAAACCATGGTTTATTCCCAAATTAGCGATCAAGACTTTGTTGCACGTGTTGATGCTAATACAGAAGTGAAACCAGGCCAACAATTAACATTAGCATTAGATATGAACAAAGCCCACTTTTTCGATGTAGAAACTGAGTGCCGTATTCCACATTGA
- a CDS encoding ABC transporter substrate-binding protein — protein sequence MKKTLLSLIVIVFTFSILAACTNTSNPSESSTQSSNKPIELTFMHILGGDQGKSIEKIADNFNKSQTKYVVKPVFESGNYEGLVEKLQALLVTKKLPDVVMSGLNFTNYFNDNMPIVPAQTFIDKEQTDLSDFYPNMLELGKGKDGKQYAMPFAVSTPVLYYNKDMFKKAGLDPENPPKTFEEVREAAKTLTAGDQYGMFYDYTISGAWMFQAMVETMGGQMAADDGKSVAFNSEPGKKALQHWVDLVNNDKSMPKMVGSQPLQSFTSGKLGMYAYSTGALNQIEDASNFELGVAPFPTDGDQQRKIPAGGNTLYVMKSTPEKEKGAWEFIKYATSTEGTTIVAKEMGYMATRKSAVEGQELGAYFKENPLAKVTYTQLEDMVPWNNYSGADGTRIYKVIQDNIDAALNNQKTVDQAIEDAAKEANNLLK from the coding sequence ATGAAAAAGACATTATTAAGCCTGATAGTAATTGTATTTACTTTTAGTATATTAGCAGCTTGCACAAACACATCAAATCCATCAGAGAGTTCCACACAATCAAGCAATAAACCTATTGAACTAACATTTATGCATATTTTAGGTGGAGATCAGGGTAAATCTATTGAAAAGATTGCGGATAATTTTAATAAAAGCCAAACTAAGTACGTTGTAAAACCTGTTTTCGAATCAGGGAATTACGAAGGGTTAGTTGAAAAATTACAAGCTTTACTCGTGACTAAAAAGCTTCCTGATGTTGTGATGAGTGGATTGAATTTTACGAATTATTTTAATGATAATATGCCTATTGTTCCGGCGCAAACATTTATTGATAAAGAACAAACAGATTTATCTGATTTTTACCCGAATATGTTAGAACTTGGTAAGGGGAAAGATGGAAAACAGTATGCCATGCCTTTTGCAGTAAGTACACCTGTTCTCTATTACAATAAAGATATGTTTAAAAAGGCAGGATTAGATCCAGAAAATCCTCCAAAAACGTTTGAAGAAGTACGTGAAGCTGCCAAAACTTTAACAGCTGGTGATCAATATGGTATGTTCTATGATTATACAATATCTGGGGCCTGGATGTTCCAAGCGATGGTAGAAACAATGGGAGGTCAGATGGCAGCTGATGATGGTAAGTCGGTTGCTTTTAATTCAGAGCCAGGTAAAAAAGCACTTCAACACTGGGTGGACCTAGTGAATAACGATAAATCGATGCCAAAAATGGTAGGGTCACAACCACTACAATCCTTTACATCTGGAAAATTAGGAATGTATGCATATTCTACAGGTGCATTAAATCAAATTGAGGATGCAAGTAATTTTGAATTGGGAGTAGCACCTTTCCCAACAGATGGAGATCAACAACGTAAAATCCCTGCTGGAGGAAATACCCTTTATGTCATGAAGTCTACACCTGAAAAAGAAAAAGGAGCATGGGAGTTTATAAAATACGCTACATCGACTGAAGGTACAACAATTGTTGCAAAGGAAATGGGCTATATGGCAACACGTAAAAGTGCTGTTGAAGGACAGGAGTTAGGTGCTTACTTTAAAGAAAATCCACTAGCTAAGGTAACGTATACACAGCTTGAAGATATGGTTCCTTGGAATAATTATTCAGGGGCTGATGGCACGCGTATTTACAAAGTGATTCAAGATAATATTGATGCAGCTTTAAATAACCAAAAAACTGTAGATCAAGCTATTGAAGACGCAGCAAAAGAAGCGAATAATTTACTCAAATGA
- a CDS encoding carbohydrate ABC transporter permease — protein sequence MHGKVANQVQKYFIHLILIVVVAFTLLPFLWMISTSVKTPDQVFEESLWFFPSSINLDGFKQVFEQAPVLTWALNSTFIAVVQTISQVIIAFLAAYAFARFDFPGRNILFYFVLATMIIPQQALMIPTFITINMMDWINTFKGVIIPHMASGYAIFLLRQFMMGIPKELAEAAAVDGCGHLRILRHIYLPASVPALTALSIILFVSHWNDFYWPLLVLTDENKLTLPVALVRFQSEGMIEMVPTMAVATLSTLPILILYFFSQKKFVEGFTNSGLKG from the coding sequence ATGCATGGAAAAGTGGCAAATCAAGTTCAAAAATACTTTATTCATCTTATTTTAATCGTAGTAGTTGCATTTACACTTCTCCCGTTTTTATGGATGATTAGTACTTCTGTAAAGACACCTGACCAAGTATTCGAGGAAAGTTTATGGTTCTTCCCCTCATCTATTAATTTGGACGGGTTTAAACAAGTGTTTGAACAAGCGCCCGTCTTGACCTGGGCATTAAATAGTACTTTTATTGCAGTTGTACAAACTATTTCACAAGTTATCATAGCATTTTTAGCTGCATATGCGTTTGCAAGATTCGATTTTCCAGGACGCAATATACTATTTTACTTTGTTTTAGCGACGATGATTATTCCGCAACAGGCACTGATGATCCCTACTTTTATAACTATTAATATGATGGATTGGATTAACACCTTTAAGGGGGTCATAATTCCGCATATGGCTAGTGGTTATGCGATTTTCTTACTCAGACAATTTATGATGGGCATACCAAAAGAATTAGCAGAAGCAGCTGCGGTTGATGGTTGTGGACATCTTAGAATTTTAAGACATATCTACTTGCCGGCTTCTGTTCCTGCGCTGACAGCGCTTAGCATCATTTTGTTTGTAAGCCACTGGAATGACTTTTATTGGCCGCTTTTAGTCTTAACAGATGAAAACAAACTTACACTGCCAGTAGCGCTTGTAAGATTTCAAAGTGAAGGAATGATTGAAATGGTACCAACGATGGCAGTCGCTACTTTATCCACTCTACCGATTTTAATTCTATATTTCTTCTCACAAAAGAAATTTGTTGAAGGATTTACCAACTCTGGCCTTAAAGGGTAA
- a CDS encoding carbohydrate ABC transporter permease, whose amino-acid sequence MSLETTSDTLNTNSKAVPTKKQFKKLQKAAWAYALLAPALILYSIFFIFPFIFSSILSFMQWNLISDMQFVGLDNFKSLFSDPVFWKSMKNTFIYAIVTVPATMIIALLLAVLVESLGKISELYRFLLFIPVVTSTAITSIIWVHLLHGNNGIINQLLAIVGISGPNWLNDPKWAMWSLVIVGVWKTVGYNFILYVAGLKGIDKQLYEAADIDGAGKWRKLTSITIPMLSPVNLFVLVVSIIHSFQVFDIISVMTQGGPNNSTNVLVYQVYQEAFQFFDIGRASALSMIFFIIVLIVAIVQIRLMESKTHY is encoded by the coding sequence TTGAGTTTGGAAACTACTAGTGATACGTTAAACACAAATTCAAAAGCAGTACCAACTAAGAAGCAGTTCAAAAAATTACAAAAAGCAGCTTGGGCATATGCTTTATTAGCACCAGCATTGATTCTTTATAGCATTTTCTTTATATTTCCATTCATCTTTTCTTCTATATTAAGTTTTATGCAATGGAATTTAATTTCTGACATGCAATTTGTTGGATTAGATAACTTTAAAAGTCTGTTCTCCGACCCAGTATTTTGGAAATCAATGAAAAATACGTTTATTTATGCAATAGTGACTGTACCTGCAACGATGATTATCGCTTTATTGTTGGCTGTATTAGTAGAGAGCTTAGGGAAAATTTCTGAATTGTATCGCTTCCTTTTATTTATTCCTGTAGTTACATCTACTGCTATTACAAGTATTATCTGGGTTCACTTATTACATGGAAATAACGGAATTATTAACCAACTTCTTGCTATAGTAGGGATTTCAGGGCCTAACTGGTTAAATGATCCGAAATGGGCGATGTGGAGTTTAGTTATCGTAGGAGTATGGAAAACAGTTGGATATAATTTTATCCTGTACGTTGCAGGATTAAAAGGGATTGATAAGCAGCTTTATGAAGCTGCTGATATTGATGGTGCAGGAAAGTGGAGAAAATTAACTTCCATCACCATCCCAATGCTGTCACCAGTAAATTTATTTGTCTTAGTCGTTAGTATTATTCATTCTTTTCAAGTGTTTGACATTATAAGTGTTATGACACAGGGAGGACCAAATAATTCAACGAATGTTCTCGTTTATCAGGTGTATCAAGAAGCCTTTCAGTTTTTTGATATTGGCAGAGCAAGTGCCTTATCTATGATTTTCTTTATTATTGTTTTAATTGTGGCTATTGTACAAATAAGATTAATGGAATCGAAAACACATTATTAG
- a CDS encoding HAD-IIA family hydrolase, which yields MNVSLNGLSVYIFDLDGCIYSGQTLYPGAKELIETLMKHKKKIYFLTNNSRDTSETIRKKLYGMGLDIKKAPVITMTEIIGKYLYEKFGRLKVIVIGSQELELSIKSEGHHIVNLISNEPCDFIVVGRDTEFTYEKLYKCSQQLKGATKLVLTNPDLHHPGLGGENVPETGALFAAIQAVSELTDVDFVGKPNSYPYQYILQHSNETLDQCVMIGDNPLTDIQGGFNVGLKTIWISHSKAFPKALEFQPDFTVKTIEHLKDLYIKEMSLKQNE from the coding sequence ATGAATGTAAGTTTAAATGGATTATCTGTTTATATTTTTGATCTAGATGGCTGCATTTATAGTGGCCAAACCTTGTATCCAGGGGCTAAGGAATTAATTGAAACTTTAATGAAACATAAGAAAAAGATTTATTTTTTAACAAATAATTCTAGGGATACGTCTGAAACGATTAGAAAGAAACTATATGGTATGGGTCTCGATATTAAAAAAGCGCCTGTTATTACTATGACGGAAATAATAGGGAAATATTTGTATGAAAAGTTCGGCCGTTTAAAAGTTATTGTAATAGGCTCACAAGAGTTGGAACTATCAATAAAATCAGAAGGTCATCATATTGTAAATCTTATTAGCAATGAACCTTGTGATTTTATTGTAGTGGGAAGAGACACAGAGTTTACCTATGAAAAACTATACAAATGTTCTCAGCAATTAAAAGGAGCGACCAAATTAGTTTTAACAAATCCAGACCTTCATCACCCAGGCTTGGGAGGAGAGAATGTCCCGGAAACGGGTGCATTATTTGCAGCTATTCAGGCTGTTTCAGAACTAACGGATGTTGATTTTGTTGGGAAACCTAATAGTTATCCGTATCAGTATATTTTACAACACTCAAATGAAACGTTAGATCAATGTGTCATGATAGGTGATAATCCTTTAACAGATATACAAGGCGGGTTTAACGTTGGATTAAAAACCATTTGGATTTCGCATAGTAAGGCTTTTCCAAAAGCATTAGAATTCCAACCAGATTTTACTGTCAAAACTATCGAACATCTAAAAGATTTATATATTAAGGAAATGTCATTAAAACAAAATGAATAG
- a CDS encoding alkaline phosphatase family protein, translating into MSKKNNQYVIVISIDGLAQHYLENPKLQAPNLRSLIQNGAVARGLESIYPSETWAIHSSIVTGTYPSKHGVVGNWSFDREKQEVICYAGDVHVNKEETLLQETYYDLAKKNGWTTASICWPLTKEAKSIDFNIPEFYNQELFEKFSTTSFWNELKEAGLPVDKYAIWSLDHARGHMQDWLTAEISKYLIRKHRPNLLQLHFLLPDSYQHDFGVNAEEILWSIEYVDERIGDILSTLKQEGIYDQTNIFIMSDHGHQNYINVFNPNYIFEEKGWISESFENSKVLHISQSGSGFIYIQEKDPVEKARLLAQVKELLEQQESVETIFVPESFSQLGVPTLEDNARLAPDLVIEAADDWKFGAHPKQIETFQGYGHSGINDTNNAQSKTIHLDNMAGTHGYLPTKDIMKAIFVASGPAIRNGVELPLIKAVDVAPTISKLIGRELPNADGQVIEEVYKSPVLSS; encoded by the coding sequence ATGTCGAAAAAAAATAATCAATATGTAATAGTAATTAGCATCGATGGACTTGCTCAACACTATTTGGAAAATCCGAAACTTCAAGCGCCTAATTTGCGCAGTTTAATCCAAAATGGAGCAGTAGCGAGAGGATTGGAAAGTATTTATCCAAGCGAGACTTGGGCTATTCATTCTAGTATTGTGACTGGTACTTATCCTAGTAAGCATGGTGTCGTGGGGAACTGGTCTTTTGATCGAGAAAAACAAGAGGTTATTTGTTATGCGGGTGATGTCCATGTAAATAAAGAAGAAACTCTCTTACAAGAAACATATTATGATCTCGCCAAAAAGAATGGATGGACTACGGCATCTATTTGTTGGCCGTTAACAAAAGAAGCAAAATCTATAGATTTTAATATTCCAGAATTTTATAATCAAGAATTATTTGAGAAATTTAGCACAACCTCTTTTTGGAATGAATTAAAGGAAGCAGGTTTACCAGTTGATAAATATGCTATTTGGAGCTTAGATCACGCTCGTGGACATATGCAAGATTGGCTGACAGCAGAAATTTCAAAATACCTGATTAGGAAGCATCGTCCAAATCTACTACAATTACACTTCTTGTTACCTGACAGCTATCAACATGATTTTGGAGTAAATGCAGAAGAAATCTTATGGTCTATCGAATATGTTGATGAGAGGATAGGAGACATCCTAAGTACTTTAAAGCAAGAAGGCATTTATGATCAAACGAATATCTTTATTATGTCAGATCATGGGCATCAAAATTATATAAATGTTTTTAATCCTAATTATATATTTGAAGAAAAGGGATGGATCTCAGAAAGTTTCGAGAATAGTAAGGTTCTACACATCTCTCAATCTGGCTCAGGCTTCATCTATATTCAAGAAAAGGACCCAGTTGAGAAAGCAAGATTATTAGCACAAGTAAAAGAATTATTAGAGCAGCAAGAGTCTGTAGAAACCATTTTTGTCCCGGAAAGTTTCTCGCAATTAGGGGTGCCAACACTAGAAGATAATGCACGCCTTGCTCCAGACCTTGTTATTGAAGCAGCAGATGATTGGAAGTTTGGAGCACATCCTAAGCAAATAGAAACATTTCAGGGATATGGACATTCTGGAATAAATGATACGAACAATGCACAATCAAAGACAATTCATTTAGACAATATGGCTGGAACGCATGGTTATTTACCGACTAAGGATATAATGAAAGCGATCTTTGTTGCCTCAGGTCCAGCTATTCGTAATGGAGTAGAATTACCTTTAATAAAAGCAGTTGACGTAGCTCCTACTATATCAAAACTTATTGGTAGGGAACTTCCAAATGCTGATGGTCAAGTTATAGAAGAAGTTTATAAATCACCTGTACTATCTTCATGA